In a single window of the Nocardioides sp. L-11A genome:
- a CDS encoding formate dehydrogenase accessory sulfurtransferase FdhD — protein MTGVKARRPGPTTRLRVEEHRGDDVRRHEDRVLTEEPLEIRLAWPGAPARRVWTTLRTPGHDFELAAGWVHHEGLGRATGVAYCTDVELRPEQKFNVVTVTLDAVPARVPRQLDALSAGSAACGVCGSDEVAEVLARRATAPWAGPLPSPDLVRRLPGRMRPRQELFDRTGGAHAAGLFADDGTLLAVREDVGRHNAVDKVVGARLLAGAPSAAAALVVSGRAGFELVQKAVASGVGVLVAVGAPTGLSVRLAEAGGLALYGWTKDDRTVRYA, from the coding sequence GTGACCGGGGTGAAGGCGCGCCGTCCGGGTCCCACGACCCGCCTTCGGGTCGAGGAGCATCGCGGCGACGACGTCCGCCGGCACGAGGACCGGGTGCTGACCGAGGAGCCGCTGGAGATCCGGCTGGCCTGGCCGGGCGCCCCGGCCCGGCGGGTCTGGACGACCCTGCGCACGCCGGGTCACGACTTCGAGCTGGCTGCCGGGTGGGTGCACCACGAGGGCCTCGGCCGGGCCACCGGCGTCGCCTACTGCACCGACGTGGAGCTGCGCCCGGAGCAGAAGTTCAACGTCGTGACCGTGACCCTGGACGCCGTACCCGCCCGGGTGCCGAGACAACTCGACGCGCTCAGCGCCGGCTCGGCCGCCTGCGGGGTGTGCGGCTCCGACGAGGTCGCCGAGGTGCTGGCCCGGCGGGCGACGGCACCGTGGGCCGGGCCACTCCCCTCCCCCGACCTGGTCCGCCGCCTGCCCGGCCGGATGCGGCCCCGGCAGGAGCTGTTCGACCGCACCGGCGGCGCCCACGCGGCGGGCCTGTTCGCCGACGACGGCACCCTGCTCGCCGTCCGGGAGGACGTCGGGCGGCACAACGCCGTCGACAAGGTCGTCGGCGCCCGGCTCCTCGCCGGCGCGCCGTCGGCGGCCGCGGCGCTGGTCGTGAGCGGCCGCGCCGGCTTCGAGCTGGTGCAGAAGGCCGTCGCCAGCGGCGTCGGCGTCCTCGTCGCCGTCGGCGCCCCCACGGGACTGTCCGTCCGACTGGCCGAGGCCGGCGGACTGGCGCTCTACGGCTGGACCAAGGACGACCGGACCGTCCGGTACGCCTGA
- a CDS encoding thioesterase family protein, producing MNENAFQFAWFQQSAAGFDPLPLAQSLWRDDQMHGVAVSGLLARALEQAVGEAGRTGLVPARYHVDLFRPARMITTTASARIVREGTRLVLLDAVVEQEGVVVARAGATFLAPSANAPGEVWAAPAERPVPPPADLLPAPSEHHVPIFASTAGWSDNFGDHQNAGRHQTWQTAIPIVAGEECTPFQAVASIADATSMVTNWGARGVEHINTDIDLALCRLPDSTRLGLRAADHLAADGIAVGTAEVFDGSGSLGTATVTSLANTRRTVDLSGGVEPRGAV from the coding sequence GTGAACGAGAACGCGTTCCAGTTCGCCTGGTTCCAGCAGTCCGCCGCCGGATTCGACCCGCTGCCGCTCGCGCAGAGCCTGTGGCGCGACGACCAGATGCACGGCGTCGCCGTCAGCGGACTGCTCGCCCGCGCGCTCGAGCAGGCCGTGGGCGAGGCCGGGCGCACCGGCCTGGTGCCCGCCCGCTACCACGTCGACCTGTTCCGGCCGGCCCGGATGATCACGACGACCGCCTCCGCGCGGATCGTGCGCGAAGGCACGCGCCTCGTGCTGCTGGACGCCGTCGTCGAGCAGGAGGGGGTGGTCGTCGCCCGGGCCGGAGCGACCTTCCTGGCGCCGTCGGCGAACGCGCCGGGCGAGGTCTGGGCGGCGCCGGCGGAGCGGCCCGTCCCGCCACCGGCCGACCTCCTCCCGGCTCCGAGCGAGCACCACGTGCCGATCTTCGCCAGCACCGCCGGCTGGTCCGACAACTTCGGCGACCACCAGAACGCCGGACGGCACCAGACCTGGCAGACCGCCATCCCGATCGTCGCCGGTGAGGAGTGCACGCCCTTCCAGGCGGTGGCCTCGATCGCCGACGCCACCAGCATGGTCACCAACTGGGGTGCGCGCGGTGTCGAGCACATCAACACCGACATCGACCTGGCACTGTGCCGGCTCCCGGACAGCACCCGGCTCGGCCTGCGCGCCGCCGACCACCTCGCCGCCGACGGGATCGCCGTCGGCACGGCGGAGGTCTTCGACGGCAGCGGAAGCCTGGGCACCGCCACCGTCACCTCCCTCGCCAACACCCGGCGTACCGTCGATCTCTCGGGCGGGGTGGAGCCCCGCGGCGCGGTCTGA
- the pepN gene encoding aminopeptidase N encodes MSLTRAEAEHRASVLAVTSYDVELDLSLSEETFHSLTTIRFRSERTVTFVDLKPRAVHAIRLDGQELAADQLVDGRVPLDLGAGDHELVVEATMAFRNDGEGLHRSVDPADGRAYVYGMSFMDAAPSVFACFDQPDLKAPYSLRVTAPAEWVVVGNAPAREAGSGDGTRRWELGPTPPLATYFVTLVAGPYHLLRAEHDGIPLGLSARQSLASTLEHEADELFTLTRQSFDELHRLFGVRYPFGDYHQAFVPEFNAGAMENPGCVTIRDPLLFEGSTTRADRSFRAALIAHEMAHQWFGNLVTPTWWDDLWLNESFAEYMGYRVIADATEYADARLHQSYARRTWGITADQRPTTHPVAGNAAPDALSALQDFDGISYARGSNVLGQLAHRLGDEAFLGGVRDHFALHRFGNATMHDLFASWERAAGGTSLDGFVKDWLLTPGADRLELDRAAGAVRRTSPAAYPADRRHEIEIAVHGPDGWSTRAFVVDGPATSFDAGDSPVLLDATETTWAVSPPDPVTMTALPALAPSMSDPQLRATMWNSVRLGLFEGVLAPAQVADLLATAPPVEDTADGVRNLLPWVLDTVLPIAPAGSTERFHAAVRAAAERAEAGSEVQLSAFRATILSSADAAALERWAAGEDLPGGITGDSDLRWKALRRLAELGATDRAALDAALEAERTGATTVYHARAVSSLPTAAGKEFAWVRATGEVSVPNYEVKAAGTGMWQAAQREITAPFAVAYFDQLAAIIGAHQGWVQGDVVEAYFPITHLDDATEAAAEAALGQDLPGAVRRRLADRLDELRRRRAVL; translated from the coding sequence CGCTCACCACGATCCGGTTCCGCAGCGAGCGCACGGTCACCTTCGTCGACCTGAAGCCGCGGGCCGTCCACGCGATCCGCCTCGACGGGCAGGAGCTCGCTGCCGACCAACTCGTCGACGGTCGGGTGCCGCTCGACCTGGGTGCGGGCGACCACGAGCTCGTCGTCGAGGCGACGATGGCCTTCCGCAACGACGGAGAGGGACTGCACCGTTCGGTCGACCCGGCCGACGGACGCGCCTACGTCTACGGCATGTCCTTCATGGACGCGGCGCCCTCGGTCTTCGCGTGCTTCGACCAGCCCGACCTCAAGGCGCCGTACTCGCTGCGGGTCACCGCGCCGGCGGAGTGGGTCGTCGTCGGCAACGCCCCCGCCCGCGAGGCGGGCTCCGGCGACGGCACGCGGCGCTGGGAGCTGGGGCCGACGCCCCCGCTGGCGACCTACTTCGTCACCCTGGTCGCCGGGCCCTACCACCTGCTCCGCGCCGAGCACGACGGCATCCCGCTCGGCCTCAGCGCCCGGCAGAGCCTGGCGTCGACGCTCGAGCACGAGGCCGACGAGCTGTTCACGCTCACCCGGCAGTCCTTCGACGAGCTGCATCGCCTGTTCGGCGTGCGCTACCCGTTCGGCGACTACCACCAGGCGTTCGTCCCCGAGTTCAACGCCGGCGCGATGGAGAACCCGGGCTGTGTGACGATCCGCGATCCGCTGCTCTTCGAGGGCAGCACCACCCGGGCCGACAGGAGCTTCCGCGCCGCCCTGATCGCCCACGAGATGGCGCACCAGTGGTTCGGGAACCTGGTCACGCCGACGTGGTGGGACGACCTGTGGCTCAACGAGTCCTTCGCCGAGTACATGGGCTACCGGGTGATCGCTGATGCGACCGAGTACGCCGACGCGCGGCTGCACCAGTCCTACGCCCGCCGGACCTGGGGCATCACGGCCGACCAGCGCCCGACCACCCATCCCGTCGCGGGGAACGCCGCCCCCGACGCCCTCTCCGCGCTGCAGGACTTCGACGGCATCTCCTACGCGCGTGGATCCAACGTGCTGGGCCAGCTCGCGCACCGGCTCGGCGACGAGGCGTTCCTCGGCGGCGTCCGCGACCACTTCGCACTGCACCGCTTCGGCAACGCGACCATGCACGATCTCTTCGCGAGTTGGGAGCGGGCCGCCGGCGGCACCTCGCTCGACGGCTTCGTGAAGGACTGGCTGCTGACCCCGGGCGCCGACCGGCTCGAGCTGGACCGGGCGGCCGGGGCGGTCCGGCGCACCTCCCCGGCGGCCTACCCGGCCGACCGGCGGCACGAGATCGAGATCGCCGTCCACGGGCCCGATGGCTGGAGCACCCGGGCGTTCGTCGTCGACGGCCCGGCGACGTCCTTCGACGCGGGTGACTCACCGGTCCTGCTCGACGCCACGGAGACCACCTGGGCCGTGAGCCCGCCGGACCCGGTCACCATGACCGCGCTGCCCGCGCTCGCGCCGTCGATGAGCGACCCCCAGCTGCGCGCGACCATGTGGAACAGCGTCCGCCTGGGCCTGTTCGAGGGCGTGCTCGCACCCGCTCAGGTCGCCGACCTGCTCGCGACCGCGCCGCCGGTCGAGGACACGGCCGACGGCGTACGCAATCTGCTGCCGTGGGTGCTCGACACGGTGCTGCCGATCGCCCCCGCCGGCTCGACCGAGCGGTTCCATGCTGCCGTGCGCGCGGCGGCGGAGCGGGCGGAAGCCGGTTCCGAGGTGCAGCTGTCGGCGTTCCGGGCCACCATCTTGTCGAGCGCCGATGCCGCGGCGCTGGAGCGGTGGGCCGCCGGCGAGGACCTGCCCGGCGGCATCACCGGCGACAGCGACCTGCGCTGGAAGGCACTGCGTCGCCTGGCCGAGCTCGGCGCCACCGACCGGGCGGCGCTCGACGCCGCGCTCGAGGCCGAGCGCACCGGCGCCACGACGGTCTACCACGCCCGCGCGGTGTCCTCGCTCCCGACGGCCGCAGGCAAGGAGTTCGCCTGGGTCCGCGCCACCGGCGAGGTCTCCGTGCCGAACTACGAGGTCAAGGCCGCCGGCACCGGGATGTGGCAGGCCGCCCAGCGCGAGATCACGGCTCCCTTCGCCGTGGCCTACTTCGACCAGCTCGCCGCGATCATCGGGGCCCACCAGGGCTGGGTGCAGGGCGACGTCGTCGAGGCCTACTTCCCGATCACCCATCTCGACGACGCCACCGAGGCCGCCGCCGAGGCCGCGCTCGGGCAGGACCTCCCCGGCGCCGTACGACGCCGGCTGGCCGATCGCCTCGACGAGCTGCGCCGGCGGCGGGCCGTGCTGTGA
- a CDS encoding serine hydrolase domain-containing protein, translated as MDRPAVTPYDDALASLQAAGRLPSVSAAVARGGTPVWQGCVSVLPDREVSGATAYRIGSITKTLTAVLVVQLRDEGRLGLDDPLGRFVPETGYASVTLRELLAHTGGLQSEPAGAWWERVDGSSFADLVAANDGAGRIAAAGEYFHYSNLGFALLGEVVARLRGAPWWEVARTRLLGPLGMAATSYHPPADHAPGRSVDHFAHTLSAEPHTDTGAMAPAGQLWSTTGDLLRWADFLATGHPDVLAATSLAEMALPARPGTADDAYGLGLRLLGVGGRTLVGHTGSMPGFQASLFVDPVSRDAVVALADATTGLGAEEVPGRFLDAGPGPGEGARAGVPAWRPSARPLPGRVAEVLGVWFWGNTALGIEWVHGELRVRDLRSGELEDRFAPEGDGFVGVDGYHRGEILHLRRRPDGTLGHLECATFVWTRAPYDPHAPIPGGVAEPL; from the coding sequence GTGGACCGACCGGCCGTGACGCCGTACGACGACGCGCTGGCGTCGCTGCAGGCCGCGGGTCGACTGCCGTCGGTCTCGGCGGCCGTGGCCCGTGGCGGCACTCCGGTCTGGCAGGGGTGCGTGAGCGTCCTCCCGGACCGCGAGGTGAGCGGCGCGACGGCGTACCGGATCGGATCGATCACCAAGACCCTGACCGCGGTGCTGGTCGTCCAACTGCGCGACGAGGGCCGGCTCGGTCTCGACGACCCGCTCGGCCGGTTCGTGCCGGAGACCGGCTACGCGTCGGTGACGCTGCGCGAGCTGCTGGCCCACACCGGGGGCCTGCAGAGCGAGCCGGCGGGAGCCTGGTGGGAGCGCGTCGACGGCAGCTCCTTCGCGGACCTGGTCGCCGCGAACGACGGCGCCGGACGCATCGCGGCGGCGGGGGAGTACTTCCACTACTCGAACCTCGGGTTCGCCCTCCTCGGCGAGGTCGTCGCGCGACTGCGGGGCGCCCCCTGGTGGGAGGTCGCGCGGACGCGGCTGCTGGGTCCGCTCGGCATGGCCGCCACGTCGTACCACCCGCCGGCCGATCACGCGCCCGGCCGCAGCGTCGACCACTTCGCGCACACCCTCAGCGCCGAGCCGCACACCGACACCGGAGCGATGGCGCCCGCCGGGCAGCTGTGGAGCACGACCGGCGACCTGCTGCGCTGGGCGGACTTCCTCGCCACCGGCCACCCCGACGTCCTGGCCGCGACGAGCCTGGCCGAGATGGCCCTCCCGGCCCGGCCCGGGACGGCCGACGACGCCTACGGCCTCGGCCTGCGGCTGCTCGGCGTCGGGGGACGCACCCTGGTCGGCCATACCGGGTCGATGCCCGGCTTCCAGGCGTCGCTCTTCGTCGACCCGGTGAGCCGCGACGCCGTCGTCGCGCTCGCGGACGCCACGACCGGGCTGGGCGCCGAGGAGGTGCCGGGCCGGTTCCTCGACGCCGGCCCCGGCCCCGGCGAGGGCGCCCGGGCCGGAGTCCCGGCGTGGCGGCCGTCGGCGCGGCCGCTCCCGGGCCGGGTCGCGGAGGTCCTGGGTGTGTGGTTCTGGGGCAACACGGCCCTCGGCATCGAGTGGGTCCACGGCGAGCTGAGGGTCCGGGACCTGCGCAGCGGCGAGCTCGAGGATCGGTTCGCCCCGGAGGGCGACGGCTTCGTCGGCGTCGACGGCTACCACCGCGGCGAGATCCTCCACCTGCGCCGGCGCCCCGACGGGACCCTCGGCCACCTGGAGTGCGCGACCTTCGTCTGGACCCGCGCGCCCTACGACCCGCACGCTCCGATCCCCGGGGGCGTTGCCGAGCCGCTGTGA
- a CDS encoding DNA recombination protein RmuC — MALLLALLVGLLLGAGAGWLVRQATLPATPEVAPEEAPEVVAARHEAVLAGLRAEHETALAELRHEVQRVQLQGESRAGAVRAEEAAARAAVQAELTGALATVEELRDAVDDARARYRTLVEQQRQAQQERERGETGQTQVLKTLTPVVEHLRAMQRKVDDLEKARVQQHTELATQIKHTQRSVEDSRKAADTLASVLKNNAVRGAWGETQLRTLVETAGLLNRVDFELQHSVEADSGSRRPDMVINLPGGKQMAIDAKVPYNAFMDAQREGLEPETRQRLLDDHARKVRGHVDTLARKGYWTGLAVSPEFTVAFIPNEQLLNAALEVDPSLMEHAFGNGIVLATPTNLWSMLKTVAFTWKQEALTEDAQVLFELGQVLYRRILKLSEHVDKLGRSLQRSVKDYNAFTGSLERSVLPAARKLNAADPVADIPVPKEIEEAPKALASSEFGALADLDRDELTFDFDLPVDAEIVDDTRAG; from the coding sequence ATGGCCCTCCTCCTCGCCCTCCTCGTCGGTCTCCTGCTCGGTGCAGGGGCCGGCTGGCTGGTGCGCCAGGCCACCCTCCCCGCCACCCCCGAGGTCGCGCCGGAGGAGGCCCCCGAGGTCGTCGCCGCCCGCCACGAGGCGGTCCTGGCTGGGCTGCGCGCCGAGCACGAGACCGCGCTCGCCGAGCTGCGTCACGAGGTGCAGCGGGTCCAGCTGCAGGGCGAGTCCCGCGCCGGCGCGGTCCGTGCCGAGGAGGCCGCCGCCCGCGCCGCCGTGCAGGCCGAGCTGACCGGCGCGCTCGCGACGGTCGAGGAGCTGCGCGACGCCGTCGACGACGCCCGGGCCCGCTACCGCACCCTCGTCGAGCAGCAGCGCCAGGCCCAGCAGGAGCGGGAGCGCGGCGAGACCGGCCAGACCCAGGTGCTCAAGACGCTCACCCCGGTCGTCGAGCACCTGCGCGCCATGCAGCGCAAGGTCGACGACCTCGAGAAGGCCCGCGTCCAGCAGCACACCGAGCTGGCGACCCAGATCAAGCACACCCAGCGCTCGGTCGAGGACTCCCGCAAGGCCGCCGACACCCTCGCCTCGGTGCTCAAGAACAACGCCGTCCGGGGTGCATGGGGCGAGACCCAGCTGCGCACGCTGGTCGAGACCGCGGGACTGCTCAACCGGGTCGACTTCGAGCTGCAGCACTCCGTCGAGGCCGACTCCGGCAGCCGCCGGCCCGACATGGTCATCAACCTCCCCGGCGGCAAGCAGATGGCGATCGACGCCAAGGTGCCCTACAACGCGTTCATGGACGCCCAGCGCGAGGGCCTCGAGCCCGAGACCCGGCAGCGACTGCTCGACGATCACGCCCGCAAGGTCCGCGGCCACGTCGACACCCTCGCCCGCAAGGGGTACTGGACCGGCCTCGCGGTCAGCCCGGAGTTCACCGTCGCGTTCATCCCCAACGAGCAGCTCCTCAACGCCGCCCTCGAGGTCGACCCGTCGCTGATGGAGCACGCCTTCGGCAACGGCATCGTCCTGGCGACCCCGACGAACCTCTGGAGCATGCTCAAGACCGTCGCCTTCACCTGGAAGCAGGAGGCCCTCACCGAGGACGCCCAGGTCCTCTTCGAGCTCGGTCAGGTCCTCTACCGCCGGATCCTCAAGCTCTCCGAGCACGTCGACAAGCTCGGCCGCTCGCTGCAGCGCAGCGTCAAGGACTACAACGCCTTCACCGGCTCCCTCGAGCGCTCGGTCCTGCCCGCCGCCCGCAAGCTCAACGCCGCCGACCCGGTCGCCGACATCCCCGTGCCCAAGGAGATCGAGGAGGCACCCAAGGCGCTCGCCTCCAGCGAGTTCGGCGCGCTCGCCGACCTCGACCGCGACGAGCTCACCTTCGACTTCGACCTCCCGGTCGACGCGGAGATCGTGGACGACACCCGAGCAGGCTGA